One Setaria italica strain Yugu1 chromosome I, Setaria_italica_v2.0, whole genome shotgun sequence DNA window includes the following coding sequences:
- the LOC101758411 gene encoding putative germin-like protein 2-2 — MASHLLFLALLAMACSCAIASDPSLLQDFCVADKTSLVQVNGFACKDGKDVTAEDFYFSGLDKVGNISSKQGSAVTAVNVAQIPGLNTMGISMVRIDYAPNGMNPPHTHPRATEILTVLEGSLFVGFVTSNPNNALITKALNKGDVFVFPKGLIHFQFNNGTNNAVALAGLSSQNPGVITIANTVFGSKPSIADNILAKAFQVNKATVDLMQAQF, encoded by the exons ATGGCGAGTCATTTGTTGTTCCTTGCTTTGTTGGCTATGGCCTGCTCCTGTGCCATCGCCTCAGATCCGAGCCTTCTCCAAGACTTCTGCGTTGCCGACAAAACATCTCTTG TGCAAGTCAATGGATTTGCTTGCAAAGACGGAAAGGACGTCACAGCAGAAGATTTCTACTTCTCCGGCCTTGACAAGGTTGGAAACATCAGCAGCAAGCAGGGCTCAGCTGTGACAGCAGTCAATGTCGCACAGATCCCCGGGTTGAACACGATGGGGATCTCCATGGTTCGCATCGACTATGCTCCCAATGGCATGAACCCACCTCATACTCACCCTCGTGCCACAGAGATACTGACAGTGTTGGAGGGCTCGCTCTTTGTTGGCTTTGTTACCTCGAATCCAAACAACGCGCTGATCACCAAGGCTCTGAACAAGGGAGACGTGTTTGTATTCCCTAAGGGACTTATCCACTTCCAGTTCAACAATGGTACAAACAATGCTGTAGCTCTTGCAGGATTAAGCAGCCAGAACCCTGGAGTGATCACTATTGCCAACACAGTGTTTGGATCAAAGCCATCCATTGCGGACAATATACTCGCCAAGGCCTTTCAGGTCAACAAAGCAACAGTGGACTTAATGCAAGCTCAGTTCTAA